The following proteins are co-located in the Caldisericia bacterium genome:
- a CDS encoding YifB family Mg chelatase-like AAA ATPase: MYAKVKAVTHLGLRVYEITVEVDISSGLPSFTIVGLPDTSVQEAKERVRAAIKNSGFDLPVRRITVNLAPGEIKKEGTLFDLPIAIGILAASDQIPKEGLIDYYFVGELSLEGELRRISGGLPLSLFLKGKNFVIPEGNLVECSLSKETRLYHFKNLTEVVLFLRGEEKREPVVNKDIEFTDKEFDLDFSDVKGHKFLKRAMEIAAAGKHHIIMVGSPGSGKTMLSRRMPTIMPPLDYDDAVEITKIYSIAGLLKDGEDIIKTRPFRAPHHTISYAGLVGGGTIPKPGEISLAHKGILFLDELPEFRRDVLEVLRQPLEDGYITISRVRTSLEFPSDFLLVAAMNPCPCGYYGDPEKTCTCSIGEIKRYRRKVSGPLWDRFDIKLKVPRLTDTEIFEKKEAESSEKIRERVKRVWEIQKERYAKERIKFNGRLTPKLIKKYIPLTEEAERTLKNALKSLKLTLRSMDKIVKLSRTIADLEGEEKVNTSHLLEAISYQRYSLSDDI, translated from the coding sequence ATGTATGCGAAGGTAAAGGCAGTGACACATTTGGGGTTGAGGGTGTATGAGATTACTGTAGAAGTGGACATCTCGTCAGGTCTTCCATCTTTCACAATTGTTGGTCTTCCTGACACTTCCGTTCAGGAAGCAAAAGAGAGGGTAAGGGCAGCTATAAAAAATTCTGGTTTTGATCTTCCTGTAAGAAGGATAACAGTTAATCTTGCTCCTGGTGAGATAAAAAAGGAAGGTACACTCTTTGACCTGCCTATAGCAATAGGAATTCTTGCCGCATCAGACCAAATTCCAAAGGAAGGTTTAATAGATTATTACTTTGTGGGTGAACTTTCCCTTGAGGGAGAATTGAGAAGGATAAGTGGTGGGCTTCCTCTATCTCTCTTCTTAAAGGGGAAAAATTTTGTAATTCCAGAAGGAAACCTTGTAGAGTGCTCCCTTTCAAAGGAGACAAGGTTGTATCATTTTAAAAACCTAACTGAAGTTGTCCTGTTTCTAAGGGGAGAGGAGAAAAGAGAGCCTGTGGTAAACAAAGATATAGAATTTACAGATAAAGAGTTTGATTTAGACTTCTCAGATGTGAAGGGACATAAATTTCTAAAAAGGGCAATGGAGATTGCTGCAGCTGGGAAACACCACATAATAATGGTTGGTTCTCCTGGTTCAGGAAAGACAATGCTTTCAAGAAGGATGCCTACGATTATGCCACCACTTGACTATGATGATGCTGTGGAGATAACAAAAATATACTCCATTGCTGGATTACTTAAGGATGGGGAGGATATTATAAAGACAAGACCTTTTCGTGCACCACATCACACCATATCCTATGCAGGACTTGTGGGTGGTGGAACAATTCCAAAACCTGGAGAGATAAGTCTTGCTCACAAAGGAATTTTATTTCTTGATGAACTTCCTGAATTTAGAAGGGATGTCCTTGAGGTTTTAAGACAGCCACTTGAAGATGGATACATAACAATATCAAGGGTAAGAACAAGCCTTGAATTTCCATCAGATTTTTTACTTGTGGCAGCGATGAATCCATGTCCCTGCGGTTACTATGGAGACCCAGAGAAAACATGCACATGTTCAATAGGAGAGATAAAGAGATACAGAAGAAAAGTATCAGGTCCTTTATGGGATAGGTTTGATATAAAATTAAAGGTGCCAAGGCTTACAGATACAGAGATCTTTGAGAAAAAAGAGGCAGAGAGTTCAGAAAAGATAAGGGAAAGGGTTAAAAGAGTATGGGAAATTCAAAAGGAAAGGTATGCCAAAGAAAGAATTAAATTCAATGGAAGGCTAACTCCAAAACTTATTAAAAAGTATATCCCTCTCACTGAAGAGGCTGAAAGGACACTCAAGAATGCATTGAAATCATTGAAACTTACTTTAAGAAGTATGGATAAAATAGTAAAACTTTCAAGGACAATTGCAGACCTTGAAGGAGAGGAGAAGGTAAATACTTCACACTTACTTGAAGCAATAAGTTATCAAAGGTATTCCCTTTCAGATGACATTTAA